From Cataglyphis hispanica isolate Lineage 1 chromosome 19, ULB_Chis1_1.0, whole genome shotgun sequence, one genomic window encodes:
- the LOC126856524 gene encoding protein FAM8A1 isoform X1 yields MCSDIREAEREPKMADDKNDDTLERDSESKLDPAEERSRYFKKLEKWLQEAYAWQSVAAMFPYYVMSGHMANPTPASTAFQPNQVPTASNRSGVTIGNTDRQNEEVRQRRPQEQAAGPFQPPGAEGYEYRIPPIWKRFAAEFIDSTMLFLLKFSITFIAIDVFDFIEIEDLDLLQTNLRIDYKMALEMTYGILILEVIHRVIVCIFEAFWLQHGVYGFIGGATPGKYMMGLRVVQCRSITPVERPNEPDVVLVSPGTDLGLPLALGRSVVKNFVLAFLFPICFSLFFFRFNRTGYDLICNSIVVEDPYRNSNNNRIHQQ; encoded by the exons ATGTGCTCCGATATCAGAGAG GCAGAGCGAGAACCCAAAATGGCAGACGACAAAAACGACGACACGCTGGAGCGGGATTCGGAAAGTAAATTGGATCCGGCGGAGGAGAGATCGcggtattttaaaaaattggagaAATGGCTCCAGGAGGCGTACGCTTGGCAAAGTGTTGCAGCGATGTTTCCCTATTACGTGATGTCAGGACACATGGCGAATCCGACACCCG catCAACAGCCTTTCAACCAAATCAAGTACCAACAGCTTCGAATAGATCAGGAGTGACAATTGGAAACACAGACAGACAGAACGAGGAAGTGAGACAAAGAAGGCCTCAGGAACAAGCAGCAGGTCCTTTCCAACCCCCTGGAGCTGAAG gttACGAATATCGCATTCCTCCGATTTGGAAAAGGTTCGCCGCGGAATTTATAGACTCAACGATGCTATTTCTTTTGAAGTTCTCTATCACCTTTATCGCAATCGACGTATTCGATTTTAT agAAATAGAAGACTTGGATTTGTTGCAAACAAATTTGCGTATCGATTACAAAATGGCTTTGGAAATGACTTATGGAATTCTGATCTTGGAAGTGATTCATCGCGTGATAGTTTGTATCTTTGAG gCCTTTTGGCTTCAACACGGTGTGTACGGTTTTATCGGAGGCGCTACTCCTGGCAAGTACATGATGGGCTTGCGGGTGGTTCAGTGCCGAAGTATAACTCCTGTGGAACGTCCAAACGAGCCGGACGTGGTCCTGGTGAGTCCCGGGACCGATCTGGGTTTGCCGTTGGCATTGGGTCGATCGGTGGTAAAAAACTTCGTGTTGGCGTTTCTGTTCCCGATCTGCTTTTCCTTGTTCTTCTTCAGATTTAACAGAACCGGCTACGATCTAATTTGCAATTCCATCGTTGTGGAGGATCCTTATAGAAATTCGAACAACAATCGGATACACCAACAGTAG
- the LOC126856524 gene encoding protein FAM8A1 isoform X2 has translation MADDKNDDTLERDSESKLDPAEERSRYFKKLEKWLQEAYAWQSVAAMFPYYVMSGHMANPTPASTAFQPNQVPTASNRSGVTIGNTDRQNEEVRQRRPQEQAAGPFQPPGAEGYEYRIPPIWKRFAAEFIDSTMLFLLKFSITFIAIDVFDFIEIEDLDLLQTNLRIDYKMALEMTYGILILEVIHRVIVCIFEAFWLQHGVYGFIGGATPGKYMMGLRVVQCRSITPVERPNEPDVVLVSPGTDLGLPLALGRSVVKNFVLAFLFPICFSLFFFRFNRTGYDLICNSIVVEDPYRNSNNNRIHQQ, from the exons ATGGCAGACGACAAAAACGACGACACGCTGGAGCGGGATTCGGAAAGTAAATTGGATCCGGCGGAGGAGAGATCGcggtattttaaaaaattggagaAATGGCTCCAGGAGGCGTACGCTTGGCAAAGTGTTGCAGCGATGTTTCCCTATTACGTGATGTCAGGACACATGGCGAATCCGACACCCG catCAACAGCCTTTCAACCAAATCAAGTACCAACAGCTTCGAATAGATCAGGAGTGACAATTGGAAACACAGACAGACAGAACGAGGAAGTGAGACAAAGAAGGCCTCAGGAACAAGCAGCAGGTCCTTTCCAACCCCCTGGAGCTGAAG gttACGAATATCGCATTCCTCCGATTTGGAAAAGGTTCGCCGCGGAATTTATAGACTCAACGATGCTATTTCTTTTGAAGTTCTCTATCACCTTTATCGCAATCGACGTATTCGATTTTAT agAAATAGAAGACTTGGATTTGTTGCAAACAAATTTGCGTATCGATTACAAAATGGCTTTGGAAATGACTTATGGAATTCTGATCTTGGAAGTGATTCATCGCGTGATAGTTTGTATCTTTGAG gCCTTTTGGCTTCAACACGGTGTGTACGGTTTTATCGGAGGCGCTACTCCTGGCAAGTACATGATGGGCTTGCGGGTGGTTCAGTGCCGAAGTATAACTCCTGTGGAACGTCCAAACGAGCCGGACGTGGTCCTGGTGAGTCCCGGGACCGATCTGGGTTTGCCGTTGGCATTGGGTCGATCGGTGGTAAAAAACTTCGTGTTGGCGTTTCTGTTCCCGATCTGCTTTTCCTTGTTCTTCTTCAGATTTAACAGAACCGGCTACGATCTAATTTGCAATTCCATCGTTGTGGAGGATCCTTATAGAAATTCGAACAACAATCGGATACACCAACAGTAG
- the LOC126856528 gene encoding ras-related protein Rab6 isoform X1 has protein sequence MSSSGDFGNPLRKFKLVFLGEQSVGKTSLITRFMYDSFDNTYQATIGIDFLSKTMYLEDRTVRLQLWDTAGQERFRSLIPSYIRDSTVAVVVYDITNANSFHQTSKWIDDVRTERGSDVIIMLVGNKTDLSDKRQVSTEEGERKAKELNVMFIETSAKAGYNVKQLFRRVAAALPGMDSTENKPPEDTVDLQNQSPMQNGSESEGESGCIC, from the exons ATGTCGTCCTCGGGCGATTTCGGCAATCCATTGCGGAAGTTCAAGCTCGTCTTTTTAGGCGAGCAGAGCG tcGGGAAGACGTCACTTATTACACGATTTATGTACGATAGCTTTGACAACACATACCAG GCTACGATAGGTATAGACTTCTTAAGCAAAACTATGTATCTCGAGGATAGAACTGTCAGACTACAGCTGTGGGACACAGCGGGCCAAGAACGGTTCCGTTCTTTGATACCTAGTTACATCAGAGACTCCACAGTCGCTGTCGTTGTTTATGATATTACTA ACGCCAATTCGTTTCACCAAACATCCAAATGGATAGACGATGTGCGGACTGAAAGAGGAAGTGATGTGATAATTATGCTAGTGGGCAATAAAACAGATTTGAGTGATAAGAGGCAAGTTTCGACGGAAGAGGGCGAGCGGAAAGCGAAGGAATTAAATGTGATGTTTATCGAAACTAGTGCTAAGGCTGGATACAATGTGAAACag ctaTTTAGAAGAGTAGCGGCAGCTTTACCGGGTATGGACTCCACCGAAAACAAGCCACCCGAAGACA CTGTCGACTTGCAGAATCAATCGCCGATGCAGAACGGCTCCGAGTCGGAGGGCGAGAGCGGCTGCATCTGCTAG
- the LOC126856528 gene encoding ras-related protein Rab6 isoform X2 has translation MSSSGDFGNPLRKFKLVFLGEQSVGKTSLITRFMYDSFDNTYQATIGIDFLSKTMYLEDRTVRLQLWDTAGQERFRSLIPSYIRDSTVAVVVYDITNANSFHQTSKWIDDVRTERGSDVIIMLVGNKTDLSDKRQVSTEEGERKAKELNVMFIETSAKAGYNVKQLFRRVAAALPGMDSTENKPPEDMQEVVLKDTPIELKASESSCAC, from the exons ATGTCGTCCTCGGGCGATTTCGGCAATCCATTGCGGAAGTTCAAGCTCGTCTTTTTAGGCGAGCAGAGCG tcGGGAAGACGTCACTTATTACACGATTTATGTACGATAGCTTTGACAACACATACCAG GCTACGATAGGTATAGACTTCTTAAGCAAAACTATGTATCTCGAGGATAGAACTGTCAGACTACAGCTGTGGGACACAGCGGGCCAAGAACGGTTCCGTTCTTTGATACCTAGTTACATCAGAGACTCCACAGTCGCTGTCGTTGTTTATGATATTACTA ACGCCAATTCGTTTCACCAAACATCCAAATGGATAGACGATGTGCGGACTGAAAGAGGAAGTGATGTGATAATTATGCTAGTGGGCAATAAAACAGATTTGAGTGATAAGAGGCAAGTTTCGACGGAAGAGGGCGAGCGGAAAGCGAAGGAATTAAATGTGATGTTTATCGAAACTAGTGCTAAGGCTGGATACAATGTGAAACag ctaTTTAGAAGAGTAGCGGCAGCTTTACCGGGTATGGACTCCACCGAAAACAAGCCACCCGAAGACA TGCAAGAGGTAGTGCTCAAGGATACTCCAATCGAACTGAAAGCCTCGGAGAGCAGTTGTGCATGCTAA